From the genome of Cytobacillus luteolus, one region includes:
- a CDS encoding DUF58 domain-containing protein — translation MWHKQVVENKLLNFLSFFAWIILGASLYTESILLFVFACFFIVFDFASKLYMKYVANELVMDLEKQRLKLFAGEDGYLKLRFIHYGHLPIINAQMRITIDNIVSTENYQTSVIKNQLEINIPISVSGREELELHIPLIAQMRGVARIRKLNLMIHHPFGFGFALLENKVGINHEIIIYPNLLPVVGFNQMVPKESGTHFNRSSLFVNHSSTIGTRDYLQTDPFNRLHWKASARTSKLQTKILEPTSQNALTLIINLKEDNGVIGNLEEVLSHVAYIAHVVTKQNREFQVYINTRPSSKTPIYHLPLGSGKEQLAKALEMLARVNKLSVLIPFDRTLRYIEKHYKLTPFTITCGPITESIDIIYNRFSRKGIENYTLSIQDEKGYIVKMLPSHTKEKEGEVVK, via the coding sequence ATGTGGCATAAACAGGTTGTTGAGAATAAACTATTAAATTTCTTATCATTTTTTGCATGGATTATTTTAGGGGCGAGTTTGTATACAGAGTCTATTTTGCTTTTTGTTTTTGCTTGTTTTTTTATCGTGTTTGATTTTGCTAGTAAGTTGTATATGAAGTATGTAGCAAATGAGTTAGTGATGGACCTTGAAAAACAGCGATTAAAGTTGTTTGCAGGGGAAGATGGTTATTTAAAATTACGATTTATCCATTACGGGCATTTGCCCATTATAAATGCTCAAATGCGGATAACAATAGATAATATTGTTAGTACGGAGAATTATCAAACATCTGTCATAAAAAACCAACTTGAAATTAATATACCGATTTCTGTGTCCGGTAGAGAAGAACTAGAATTACATATCCCACTTATCGCTCAGATGAGGGGAGTGGCTCGTATTCGGAAATTGAACTTGATGATTCATCATCCTTTTGGATTTGGCTTTGCACTATTAGAAAACAAAGTTGGGATTAATCATGAAATAATTATCTATCCAAATCTTTTGCCGGTTGTAGGGTTTAATCAGATGGTACCTAAGGAAAGTGGGACCCATTTTAATCGAAGCTCTCTTTTTGTAAATCACTCTTCAACCATTGGTACAAGAGATTATCTTCAGACTGACCCTTTTAATCGACTACATTGGAAGGCGTCTGCTAGAACTTCTAAGCTTCAAACAAAAATACTAGAGCCAACTTCCCAAAATGCATTAACGTTGATTATTAATTTAAAAGAGGATAATGGTGTTATTGGCAATCTAGAAGAAGTGTTAAGTCATGTAGCCTACATTGCTCATGTTGTAACGAAGCAAAATCGAGAGTTTCAGGTTTATATAAATACTAGACCATCGTCGAAGACCCCAATCTACCATCTACCATTGGGGAGTGGGAAAGAGCAGTTAGCAAAAGCACTAGAAATGCTAGCTAGAGTAAATAAACTATCTGTGTTAATTCCTTTTGATCGCACGCTAAGATACATAGAAAAGCATTACAAACTAACTCCTTTTACAATAACTTGTGGACCAATTACTGAGAGTATAGACATTATATACAATCGATTTTCAAGAAAAGGAATTGAAAACTATACTTTAAGTATACAAGATGAGAAGGGCTACATTGTGAAGATGCTTCCTTCCCACACAAAGGAGAAAGAGGGGGAGGTAGTAAAATGA
- the namA gene encoding NADPH dehydrogenase NamA: protein METALFSPYTIKNVTLKNRIVMSPMCMYSSHNEDGKVENWHLTHYVSRAVGQVGLIMVEATAVTPQGRISPQDLGIWSDDHVSGLKKLVDMIKENGSKTSIQIAHAGRKATVDGEIVAPSAIAFNERMKTPKEMTTEEVKETVVAFREGARRAKEAGFDIIELHGAHGYLINEFLSPLTNKREDEYGGSFDNRYRFLSEVIEAVKEVWDGPLFVRVSANDYDPNGLTPEDYVEYSKRMKAQGVDLIDVSSGAVVPAAIPVFPGYQVGFAETIKHGADIPTGAVGLITTGNQAEEILRNNRADLIFVARELLRDPYWPRTAAKQLGVEIESPKQYDRGW from the coding sequence ATGGAAACTGCATTATTTTCACCTTATACAATAAAAAATGTCACATTGAAAAATCGAATTGTAATGTCCCCAATGTGCATGTATTCCTCACATAATGAAGATGGTAAAGTAGAAAATTGGCATTTAACTCACTATGTAAGTCGTGCTGTTGGCCAAGTAGGATTAATTATGGTTGAAGCAACAGCGGTCACTCCACAAGGTAGAATATCTCCTCAAGACCTTGGTATATGGAGTGATGACCATGTGTCAGGCCTAAAAAAATTAGTAGATATGATAAAAGAAAATGGTTCAAAAACTTCAATTCAAATTGCCCATGCTGGCCGTAAAGCAACTGTAGATGGAGAAATCGTGGCTCCTTCAGCTATTGCCTTCAACGAAAGAATGAAAACACCAAAAGAGATGACAACAGAAGAAGTGAAGGAAACAGTTGTTGCTTTCCGTGAGGGTGCAAGACGAGCGAAGGAAGCAGGATTTGATATTATCGAACTTCATGGAGCACATGGATATTTAATTAACGAGTTTCTTTCACCGTTAACCAATAAACGTGAAGATGAATACGGTGGAAGTTTTGATAATAGATACCGCTTTTTAAGCGAAGTAATTGAGGCTGTAAAAGAGGTTTGGGATGGTCCATTATTTGTACGTGTTTCTGCAAACGATTATGATCCAAATGGATTAACACCTGAAGATTATGTGGAATATTCGAAGCGGATGAAGGCACAAGGTGTTGATTTAATTGATGTTAGTTCAGGTGCAGTCGTTCCAGCAGCCATTCCTGTTTTCCCTGGGTATCAAGTAGGGTTTGCTGAAACAATCAAACATGGCGCTGATATTCCTACTGGTGCTGTAGGCTTAATTACAACAGGGAATCAAGCGGAAGAAATTTTGCGTAACAATCGAGCCGACTTGATATTCGTCGCTAGAGAACTACTACGTGACCCATATTGGCCAAGAACAGCCGCAAAACAACTTGGAGTAGAAATTGAAAGTCCGAAGCAATATGATAGAGGATGGTAA
- a CDS encoding HAD family hydrolase, with amino-acid sequence MKLLPKVIVFDLDGTLYEDIHHFNFYAERLRDKLPLQKQEIFWKEYKLAEQGEHTLRIGRVYDVAKDLLLVQQDRIVKEAFKWDGTALSQEEVNQLYPEQITIDLESMLSIGDLWWVPACVAFHHGLSGKSGHRSFLETREFMMTPEFKMNKITNFKEMLQDLREHGVKLVLLTNSPEPDSEVILTKLELQTVFHKKIFNGKKPTLTSNRFEEIALTFNVNYNEILSVGDNWINEILPAQKLGCSTILIDPHHISTDESADIVVETMTQAIPFFKKIIE; translated from the coding sequence ATGAAATTGCTACCAAAAGTGATTGTATTTGACCTAGATGGCACATTATATGAAGATATACATCATTTTAACTTTTACGCAGAAAGATTAAGGGACAAACTCCCCCTACAAAAGCAAGAAATATTCTGGAAAGAATACAAGCTAGCAGAACAGGGTGAACATACCTTACGAATTGGAAGAGTCTATGACGTAGCAAAAGATTTGTTGTTAGTACAACAGGATCGAATAGTGAAGGAAGCTTTTAAATGGGATGGAACGGCTTTATCACAGGAAGAAGTAAATCAACTGTATCCTGAACAAATTACAATAGACTTAGAATCAATGTTAAGTATCGGCGACCTCTGGTGGGTACCTGCCTGCGTAGCATTTCATCATGGATTAAGCGGTAAGAGTGGACATCGATCATTCTTAGAGACAAGAGAGTTTATGATGACTCCAGAATTTAAAATGAATAAAATAACAAACTTTAAAGAAATGCTTCAGGATCTAAGGGAACATGGAGTTAAATTGGTACTGTTAACGAACAGTCCGGAACCAGATAGTGAAGTGATTCTAACTAAGCTAGAATTACAAACAGTCTTTCATAAAAAAATATTTAATGGTAAAAAACCAACACTCACTTCAAACCGTTTCGAAGAGATTGCACTTACTTTTAATGTAAATTATAACGAAATTTTAAGTGTTGGGGACAACTGGATAAATGAAATTCTACCAGCACAAAAGCTAGGATGCTCTACGATTCTTATTGATCCACACCACATAAGCACGGATGAGTCTGCAGATATTGTTGTAGAAACGATGACTCAAGCTATACCTTTCTTTAAAAAGATAATTGAGTAA
- the zwf gene encoding glucose-6-phosphate dehydrogenase, with product MNRIEQPKTIVVIFGATGDLAKRKLFPSIFNLYRKGNLSEDFAVVGVARRDLSSEEFRSSVKESISNKQVSSDKVDTFSEHFHYQSFDVTNPSSYLELKDLLEKLDNTYQTEGNRIFYLAMAPEFFGTIAENLKKEGLTATSGFSRLVIEKPFGHNLPSAKQLNEQIRKAFKEEQIYRIDHYLGKEMVQNIEVIRFANAIFEPLWNNRYIANIQVTSSETLGVEDRGRYYETSGALRDMVQNHMMQMVALLAMEPPIKLTTEEIRSEKIKVLRALRPIKEDEVHDYFVRGQYGKGMQNGGEVESYRDDSNVDDNSITETYVAGKLLIDNFRWAGVPFYIRTGKRMTAKSTKIVVQFKDIPMNLYYGKGEQQQTPNLLVINIQPEEGITLHLNAKKAGQHMQTTPVNLDFCNNCIDGINTPEAYEKLIYDCMKGDATNFTHWDEVALSWNFVDPISNVWESQMATQFPNYESGSMGPKEADQLLARDGFIWWPVSDLEK from the coding sequence GTGAATAGAATTGAACAACCAAAAACGATTGTTGTTATTTTCGGTGCAACCGGTGATTTAGCGAAGCGTAAACTATTCCCTTCGATTTTCAATCTGTATCGAAAAGGGAATTTATCAGAGGACTTTGCAGTAGTTGGGGTTGCTAGACGAGATTTAAGCTCAGAAGAGTTTCGAAGTAGTGTAAAAGAATCTATTTCGAACAAACAGGTGAGTTCCGATAAAGTAGATACCTTTTCAGAGCATTTTCACTATCAGTCTTTTGATGTAACCAATCCATCGTCATATCTAGAATTGAAAGACTTACTTGAAAAACTTGATAATACATATCAAACAGAAGGAAACAGAATCTTCTATTTAGCAATGGCACCTGAATTTTTCGGAACAATTGCTGAAAATCTTAAAAAAGAAGGATTAACAGCAACAAGCGGATTTAGTCGTTTAGTTATTGAAAAGCCATTTGGACACAACCTACCTTCAGCTAAACAATTAAATGAGCAAATACGAAAAGCCTTTAAAGAGGAACAAATCTACCGAATTGACCATTACCTCGGAAAAGAAATGGTTCAAAATATCGAGGTAATCCGATTTGCAAACGCTATATTTGAACCACTTTGGAACAACCGATACATAGCCAATATTCAAGTCACATCTAGTGAAACACTTGGTGTTGAGGATCGCGGAAGATATTATGAAACATCCGGTGCTCTTCGTGATATGGTGCAAAACCATATGATGCAAATGGTCGCACTACTTGCCATGGAGCCTCCGATAAAATTAACAACTGAAGAAATTCGCAGTGAAAAAATTAAGGTATTGAGGGCATTAAGACCAATTAAAGAAGATGAAGTTCATGACTATTTTGTTCGTGGTCAATATGGAAAAGGCATGCAAAATGGTGGAGAAGTTGAATCATATCGTGATGACAGCAATGTAGATGACAACTCTATTACTGAAACGTATGTTGCAGGAAAGCTCTTAATTGACAACTTCCGTTGGGCAGGTGTGCCATTTTACATTCGTACTGGTAAACGTATGACTGCAAAATCAACTAAAATCGTAGTTCAATTCAAGGATATTCCTATGAATCTTTATTATGGAAAAGGCGAGCAACAGCAAACACCGAATTTATTAGTAATCAACATACAGCCGGAAGAAGGCATTACTTTACATTTAAATGCCAAAAAGGCTGGACAACATATGCAAACAACACCTGTTAATTTGGATTTTTGTAATAACTGTATAGATGGGATTAATACACCAGAGGCCTATGAAAAGCTCATTTATGACTGTATGAAGGGCGATGCTACAAACTTTACTCACTGGGATGAGGTAGCATTATCGTGGAATTTTGTTGATCCGATTTCTAATGTGTGGGAAAGCCAAATGGCTACACAATTTCCAAATTACGAGTCAGGTTCAATGGGACCTAAGGAAGCTGATCAATTATTAGCGAGAGACGGATTCATTTGGTGGCCAGTTTCTGATTTAGAAAAATAG
- a CDS encoding MBL fold metallo-hydrolase gives MGQQLDTKEVIKFTVPTPFPVGDVNLYLIKGDVLTLVDAGVKTEDAWNSFQEQLGAIGLKTTDIEQVVLTHHHPDHVGMLDFFPEALPVIGHPFNNPWISKDPEFFERHTAFFTDLFTKSGIDPAFLNLLRKVESPLRFSSHRSLTSTVTEGDRIAGLPEWRVIETPGHAGSHIVLYRERDGLVIGGDAILAHISPNPLLEPPQNNELERTKPQVQYNQTLKKLLDYDISRVHTGHGEDITELHSLIHKRLRRQEERAFSVLEMLREKPMTAFETCQQLFPTVYQKELMLTMSETIGQLDFLEELGEIKVDKTKEYFVYHAKS, from the coding sequence ATGGGCCAACAACTTGATACAAAAGAAGTCATTAAATTTACGGTTCCTACTCCATTTCCAGTTGGTGACGTAAACCTTTATTTGATTAAAGGAGATGTGCTTACTCTTGTTGATGCTGGTGTGAAGACAGAGGACGCTTGGAATAGCTTTCAGGAACAACTAGGGGCTATTGGACTTAAGACAACAGATATCGAACAAGTCGTACTGACTCACCATCATCCAGACCATGTTGGAATGCTGGACTTTTTTCCAGAGGCTCTTCCAGTAATCGGTCATCCTTTTAATAATCCTTGGATTAGTAAGGACCCTGAGTTTTTCGAAAGACATACAGCATTTTTTACTGATTTATTTACAAAGTCTGGTATTGATCCAGCTTTCTTGAATCTATTAAGAAAAGTCGAAAGTCCGCTTCGTTTCTCGAGTCATCGTTCGCTTACAAGTACCGTTACTGAGGGAGATAGAATAGCAGGTTTACCAGAGTGGCGTGTTATTGAAACGCCAGGTCATGCCGGGAGTCATATTGTACTATACCGTGAGAGAGATGGTTTGGTTATTGGTGGAGATGCTATTCTAGCGCATATTTCACCTAATCCATTATTAGAGCCACCACAAAACAATGAGCTTGAAAGGACAAAGCCGCAGGTACAGTATAATCAAACCCTAAAGAAACTTTTAGATTATGATATTTCACGTGTTCATACAGGGCATGGCGAAGATATTACTGAGCTCCATTCGTTAATTCATAAGAGACTACGAAGACAAGAGGAACGAGCATTTAGTGTTCTTGAAATGCTGCGGGAAAAACCAATGACCGCCTTTGAAACCTGTCAGCAGTTATTTCCAACGGTTTATCAAAAAGAACTGATGCTTACGATGTCTGAAACGATTGGCCAACTTGACTTCCTTGAAGAATTAGGTGAAATTAAAGTAGATAAGACAAAAGAGTATTTCGTATATCATGCAAAGTCTTAA
- a CDS encoding glycosyltransferase, translating to MIITTLLILNVLFWAALLLEAVIGYRTIARLENIDIDTHFGPLVSVIVAARDEEAAIVESLQSLFRQKYSAIEWIAVNDRSSDNTGQLLDNLTKENLQLKVIHIKKLPQGWLGKNHALYQGYQQSKGKYLLFTDADVIFHPETLSKALYFIQKQNVDHLTISPNLFAKGFWLQAFIAFFLFGFSFFKRPWRANVDHSKIGMGIGAFNLISREAYEKIGTHKEIAMRPDDDLQLGYQIKANGLRQRVVTGISYVKVTWYETLKDALIGLEKNTFAGLHYRVSMIFVAVIGTFLSHVLPFLTLFTTNALQLFLSITTILLIFLLYRLVTRRMTSFSLIHFIVFPLTALLFIYSILRASFLTFKRGGIVWRGTKYSLKELRKRQ from the coding sequence ATGATCATTACGACGTTATTGATATTAAATGTGTTGTTTTGGGCTGCACTGCTACTTGAGGCTGTCATTGGTTATCGCACAATAGCACGTTTAGAAAATATTGATATAGATACCCACTTTGGTCCACTTGTATCAGTTATTGTCGCTGCCCGTGACGAAGAGGCAGCAATAGTAGAAAGTCTTCAGTCTTTATTCAGGCAGAAATACTCAGCTATTGAATGGATTGCCGTAAACGATCGTTCGTCAGATAACACAGGCCAACTATTAGACAATCTAACAAAGGAAAATCTGCAATTAAAGGTTATTCATATCAAAAAACTCCCACAAGGATGGCTAGGGAAAAATCATGCATTGTATCAAGGGTATCAACAATCAAAAGGAAAATACTTATTATTTACAGATGCAGATGTTATTTTTCACCCTGAAACCCTAAGCAAAGCTCTTTATTTCATCCAGAAACAAAACGTGGATCATCTAACAATTTCACCTAATCTTTTTGCAAAAGGATTTTGGCTCCAGGCATTTATCGCCTTCTTCTTATTTGGTTTTTCTTTTTTTAAGCGTCCGTGGCGTGCAAATGTAGACCATTCAAAAATAGGAATGGGCATAGGTGCCTTTAACCTTATATCGAGAGAAGCTTATGAAAAAATCGGCACACACAAAGAGATTGCCATGAGACCTGATGATGACTTGCAGTTAGGTTATCAGATTAAGGCAAATGGTTTAAGGCAACGTGTAGTAACTGGTATCTCCTATGTAAAGGTTACATGGTATGAAACTTTAAAGGATGCACTTATTGGTCTTGAGAAAAACACATTTGCAGGTCTACATTACCGAGTATCTATGATTTTTGTCGCAGTAATCGGTACCTTTCTTTCTCATGTATTACCTTTCTTAACTTTGTTCACAACCAATGCATTACAACTTTTTTTGAGCATAACTACTATCTTACTTATATTCCTTTTGTATCGTCTTGTAACAAGGAGAATGACGTCTTTTTCACTCATTCACTTTATTGTATTTCCTTTAACAGCCTTGCTATTTATTTACTCTATTTTAAGAGCTAGCTTTTTAACCTTTAAGCGCGGAGGCATTGTTTGGAGAGGAACAAAATACAGCCTGAAGGAATTACGTAAACGTCAATAA
- a CDS encoding histidine phosphatase family protein, which translates to MEKTLYFIRHCSAEGQPFEAELTEEGKEQAQQLVRFFADIPIDLIISSPYVRAVQTIEPFASSRHLKIETDERLGERVLSSGVLEDWLEKLRLSFENLDLFFEGGESSSQAINRSKEVIDELLMNDKQDIIVVSHGNLTTLMLKTFDNQFGFEEWRSMSNPDVYKIVIQGKDTTVKRIWS; encoded by the coding sequence ATGGAAAAAACACTATATTTTATTAGACATTGTTCTGCAGAAGGACAGCCATTTGAAGCAGAGTTAACTGAAGAAGGAAAAGAGCAGGCACAGCAATTAGTACGTTTTTTTGCAGATATTCCAATTGATCTTATTATTTCAAGTCCTTATGTTCGTGCAGTGCAAACCATTGAGCCGTTTGCCTCTTCAAGACATCTTAAGATTGAAACAGATGAAAGACTAGGAGAGCGTGTTTTATCTTCAGGTGTTTTAGAGGATTGGCTTGAGAAATTGAGACTCAGTTTTGAGAATCTAGATTTATTTTTTGAAGGTGGAGAATCCTCAAGCCAGGCGATAAACAGATCAAAAGAAGTAATTGATGAATTACTAATGAATGACAAACAAGATATTATTGTTGTTAGTCACGGGAACTTGACGACATTAATGCTAAAAACATTTGATAACCAGTTTGGGTTTGAAGAATGGAGGTCAATGAGTAATCCAGATGTTTATAAGATAGTGATTCAGGGTAAAGATACTACAGTAAAACGCATTTGGAGCTAA
- the nfsA gene encoding oxygen-insensitive NADPH nitroreductase has product MNDVLHTILNHRSIRKFEDCPLSDEQIKQIVECAQAASTSSFIQAYSIIGVKNSEKKQKLAELSGNQSYVAESGHFFVFCADLHRHEVIAKMENKDLTKSLESTEKFMVALIDAALASQNAVLAAESMGLGACYIGGLRNNLEEVSSLLNTPNYVIPLFGIAVGYPAQQPDQKPRLPFDHVYHEDTYQQDSNIYLQQLEEYNELISAYYTERTNGKRSDTWTGQMSKMLSNPSRLYMKDFVNSKGLLKD; this is encoded by the coding sequence ATGAACGATGTTCTACATACAATTCTAAACCATCGGTCGATTCGCAAATTTGAAGACTGCCCTCTTTCGGATGAACAAATCAAACAAATAGTTGAGTGTGCACAGGCAGCTTCAACATCTAGCTTCATTCAAGCCTATTCAATTATTGGTGTGAAAAATAGTGAAAAGAAACAGAAACTAGCTGAGCTTTCTGGAAACCAATCTTATGTTGCAGAAAGCGGTCATTTCTTTGTATTTTGTGCAGATCTGCATCGTCATGAGGTTATTGCTAAGATGGAGAATAAAGATTTAACTAAATCCTTGGAGAGTACAGAAAAATTTATGGTTGCGTTAATCGACGCTGCGCTAGCATCTCAAAATGCAGTGTTGGCTGCTGAATCCATGGGACTTGGAGCTTGTTATATCGGTGGTCTTAGAAATAATCTTGAAGAAGTAAGTTCTCTACTAAACACTCCAAACTACGTTATTCCACTGTTTGGAATAGCCGTTGGATACCCAGCCCAACAACCTGACCAAAAGCCAAGACTACCATTTGATCATGTATATCATGAAGACACGTATCAACAGGATTCAAATATATACCTACAACAATTAGAAGAATATAATGAGTTGATTTCAGCTTATTATACGGAAAGAACAAACGGTAAACGCTCAGACACATGGACTGGTCAAATGTCTAAAATGTTAAGTAACCCATCTCGTTTGTATATGAAAGACTTTGTAAATAGCAAAGGATTATTAAAAGATTAG
- the rnz gene encoding ribonuclease Z has translation MEIVFLGTGAGVPAKERNVTSIAVQLVEERGATWLFDCGEATQHQILHTSIRPRRIEKIFITHLHGDHIFGLPGLLGSRSFQGGDSLLTIYGPKGIKEFIDVSLRVSSTHLRYPIEVVEIEEGLIFEDEQFSVRAAKLEHGITSYGYRIVEKDLPGTLLVDKLKVENVSPGPIFQRLKAGETVELEDGRKLDGKEFVGPPQKGRIITILGDTRECQNSITLSEDADLLVHEATFSGEEIELAHDYFHSTTKQAATIASKARVKSLILTHISSRYQRESSSQLLSEAKAIFENSYLAQDFMRYSLPRV, from the coding sequence GTGGAAATCGTGTTTTTAGGAACAGGTGCTGGGGTTCCTGCAAAAGAGCGGAATGTAACGTCTATTGCTGTACAATTGGTAGAAGAACGAGGGGCCACTTGGTTGTTTGATTGTGGTGAAGCGACGCAACACCAAATATTACACACATCCATTCGACCAAGAAGAATCGAGAAAATATTCATCACTCATTTACATGGAGATCATATTTTTGGTTTGCCCGGTTTGTTAGGAAGCCGGTCATTTCAAGGAGGAGACTCTCTGTTAACCATATATGGTCCAAAAGGAATTAAGGAGTTTATCGATGTCTCTTTGCGGGTCAGTTCTACACATCTAAGATATCCTATCGAGGTTGTTGAGATTGAAGAAGGTCTAATCTTCGAGGATGAACAATTTAGTGTACGCGCTGCAAAATTGGAGCATGGTATAACTTCATACGGCTATCGTATTGTTGAAAAAGATCTCCCTGGAACTTTACTAGTTGATAAGTTGAAGGTCGAAAATGTGTCTCCAGGCCCAATTTTTCAAAGACTCAAGGCAGGAGAAACTGTTGAGCTTGAAGATGGAAGAAAATTAGATGGTAAAGAATTTGTAGGACCTCCACAAAAAGGAAGAATTATTACGATTTTAGGTGATACGAGAGAATGTCAGAATAGCATTACCTTATCTGAAGACGCAGATCTATTAGTTCATGAAGCAACTTTTAGTGGAGAGGAAATAGAGTTAGCACATGATTATTTCCATTCAACAACAAAGCAAGCAGCTACAATCGCATCAAAGGCAAGGGTTAAGAGCCTTATCTTGACACACATTAGCTCAAGATATCAAAGAGAATCCAGTAGTCAGCTATTAAGTGAAGCAAAGGCTATTTTTGAAAATTCATATCTTGCCCAAGATTTTATGAGGTATAGTTTGCCTAGAGTGTAA
- a CDS encoding cyclase family protein — MKIYDVTSPIYEGMPVYKNKPEKQPKFSTVTNGYVTETRLELDVHGGTHVDAPLHMITNGETFETIPIEKLVGQCKVLDLTDVTDRITKTDLEKFSIEEDDFLLFKTKNSFDEEFNFDFIFLAEDGATYLTERKIRGVGTDALGIERSQEGHPTHKTLFTNNVIIIEGLRLKEVNQGNYFMVAAPLKLSGIDASPARILLFEGLK, encoded by the coding sequence ATGAAAATTTATGATGTAACTTCACCTATTTATGAAGGAATGCCTGTTTATAAAAATAAACCTGAAAAGCAGCCTAAATTTAGTACCGTTACGAATGGATATGTTACAGAGACGAGACTAGAATTGGATGTACATGGTGGAACTCATGTAGATGCACCACTTCACATGATAACAAACGGAGAAACATTTGAGACAATTCCAATAGAGAAGCTTGTTGGGCAATGTAAGGTTCTTGATTTAACTGACGTTACAGATCGAATTACTAAAACTGATTTAGAAAAGTTCTCTATTGAGGAAGATGATTTTCTTCTTTTCAAAACAAAAAATTCTTTTGATGAGGAATTTAACTTTGATTTTATTTTCCTAGCAGAAGATGGTGCAACTTACTTGACTGAGCGAAAAATTCGAGGAGTAGGTACTGATGCCCTTGGAATTGAAAGAAGTCAGGAAGGGCATCCAACTCACAAAACATTATTTACAAACAACGTAATCATTATAGAAGGTCTGCGCTTAAAAGAAGTGAATCAAGGTAACTATTTCATGGTAGCTGCCCCACTAAAGCTTTCAGGAATAGATGCATCTCCTGCAAGGATCTTACTATTTGAAGGACTAAAATAA
- a CDS encoding YciI family protein: MEKMQFLYQLKLIPHLLDEANWTDKENEIVSRHFATLQTHQKEGKLILAGRTLTMDSDGFGIVILEVNSEDEAKQLMDNDPAVKEGIMTAKLFPYRVALQR, from the coding sequence ATGGAGAAAATGCAGTTTTTGTATCAACTAAAATTAATACCTCATTTATTAGACGAAGCAAATTGGACAGACAAAGAAAATGAGATAGTAAGTCGGCATTTCGCTACATTACAAACACATCAAAAAGAAGGAAAGTTAATCTTAGCAGGTAGAACATTAACAATGGATTCAGATGGTTTTGGTATTGTCATTCTTGAAGTAAACTCAGAGGATGAAGCGAAGCAATTAATGGACAATGACCCTGCTGTAAAAGAAGGCATTATGACAGCAAAACTCTTTCCATATAGAGTAGCTTTGCAAAGATAG
- the proI gene encoding pyrroline-5-carboxylate reductase ProI: protein MEYKQRISFVGAGSMAEALMSGMLQEGLFVPSQITITNRSDQERLMNLNKRYNVNTTYDLKGVIEQATIIILAMKPKDITDGVKKIAPYIHDNHLVISVLAGISTSKITSLIGKNVAVIRAMPNTSATIGKSATALSKGEFAKSEHLEIAKTLFETVGIVTTVEEQDLHAVTGLSGSGPAYVYYLVEAMERAASEVGLEQEVAKDLILQTIIGAAEMLKSSTKQPSTLRKEVTSPGGTTEAGIKVLEEFNYQDAMVSCIKRATARSTELGSSL from the coding sequence GTGGAATACAAACAACGAATTTCGTTTGTCGGTGCTGGTTCAATGGCTGAAGCACTCATGTCTGGAATGTTACAGGAGGGACTATTTGTACCGAGTCAAATCACTATTACAAATCGCTCCGATCAAGAAAGACTTATGAATTTAAATAAACGTTACAACGTAAATACTACCTATGATTTAAAGGGGGTAATTGAACAAGCTACAATCATTATTCTAGCGATGAAACCTAAAGACATTACAGATGGAGTTAAAAAAATAGCACCATATATACATGATAATCACTTAGTTATTTCAGTACTAGCAGGGATATCAACAAGTAAGATAACATCGCTTATTGGCAAAAATGTAGCTGTCATTCGTGCCATGCCAAATACATCTGCAACCATAGGCAAGTCCGCAACCGCTCTTTCTAAAGGAGAATTTGCTAAGAGTGAGCATCTAGAAATTGCGAAAACACTTTTTGAAACAGTTGGTATTGTTACGACTGTTGAAGAACAAGATTTACATGCAGTTACAGGATTATCTGGGAGTGGTCCTGCCTATGTCTACTATCTTGTCGAAGCAATGGAAAGAGCAGCCTCTGAGGTTGGTTTAGAACAAGAGGTTGCAAAAGACTTGATCTTACAGACTATTATCGGAGCAGCAGAAATGCTGAAGTCCTCTACTAAACAGCCTTCTACTTTACGAAAAGAAGTTACCAGCCCAGGTGGAACAACCGAAGCAGGAATAAAAGTTCTTGAGGAATTTAACTATCAGGATGCGATGGTTTCATGCATTAAGCGTGCAACGGCAAGGTCGACAGAGCTGGGTTCATCTCTATAA